One Panicum virgatum strain AP13 chromosome 9K, P.virgatum_v5, whole genome shotgun sequence genomic region harbors:
- the LOC120652892 gene encoding 17.4 kDa class I heat shock protein-like translates to MSLIPRANAFDPFSLDLWDPFRGFPFGPSGGSLFPRITSDSETAAFAGARIDWKETPEAHVFTADVPGLKKEEVKVEVEDGNVLQISGERSKEHEEKSDRWHRVERSSGSFLRRFRLPENAKAEQIKASMENGVLAVTVPKEEGKRPDVKPVQITG, encoded by the coding sequence ATGTCGCTGATCCCCCGTGCCAACGCTTTCGACCCCTTCTCCCTCGACCTCTGGGACCCTTTCCGGGGCTTCCCGTTCGGTCCAAGCGGCGGCAGCCTGTTCCCTCGCATCACCTCCGACTCCGAGACCGCGGCGTTCGCCGGTGCGCGCATCGACTGGAAGGAGACGCCGGAGGCCCATGTCTTCACGGCGGACGTGCCGGGGCTGAAGAAGGAGGAGGTCAAGGTGGAGGTTGAGGACGGCAACGTCCTCCAGATCAGCGGCGAGCGCAGCAAGGAGCACGAAGAGAAGAGCGACCGGTGGCACCGGGTGGAGCGCAGCAGCGGCAGCTTCCTTCGCAGGTTCAGGCTGCCGGAGAacgccaaggcagagcagatcaAGGCGTCCATGGAGAACGGCGTGCTCGCCGTCACCGTGCCCAAGGAGGAGGGTAAGAGGCCCGACGTCAAGCCCGTCCAGATCACCGGCTAG
- the LOC120652891 gene encoding fructose-1,6-bisphosphatase, chloroplastic encodes MAAAAAATSSSHLLLLSRQQAASLRCRLSFLGQPRRPGGGRAAAAQAQAPGAGVRCMAAVDTVPAATDTSSAKSSYELVTLTTWLLKQEQAGVIDNEMTIVLASISTACKQIAALVLRAPISNLTGVQGAVNVQGEDQKKLDVISNEVFSNCLKSSGRTGVIASEEEDVPVAVEQSYSGNYIVVFDPLDGSSNIDAAVSTGSIFGIYAPNDECLADIEDNGTLDSVEQRCVVSVCQPGSNLLAAGYCMYSSSVIFVLTVGTGVYVFTLDPMYGEFVLTQEKVQIPKAGKIYAFNEGNYALWDDKLKQYMDSLKEPGDSGKPYSARYIGSLVGDFHRTLLYGGIYGYPRDKKSKNGKLRLLYECAPMSFIVEQAGGKGSDGHQRILDITPTEIHQRVPLYIGSVEEVEKVEKFLA; translated from the exons atggccgccgccgccgccgccacctcctcctcccacctGCTCTTGCTCTCCCGCCAGCAGGCGGCCTCCCTCCGATGCCGCCTCTCCTTCCTCGGCCAACCCAggaggcccggcggcggcagggctgcGGCCGCCCAGGCCCAGGCGCCGGGTGCCGGCGTGCGGTGCATGGCGGCCGTGGACACGGTGCCCGCGGCCACGGATACGAGCAGCGCGAAGAGCAGCTACGAGCTCGTGACGCTCACGACGTGGCTGCTGAAGCAGGAGCAGGCCGGGGTGATCGACAACGAGATGACCATCGTGCTGGCCAGCATCTCCACGGCGTGCAAGCAGATCGCGGCGCTCGTGCTGCGCGCGCCCATCTCCAACCTCACCGGCGTCCAGGGCGCCGTCAACGTACAGGGCGAGGACCAGAAAAAGCTCGACGTCATCTCCAACGAG GTGTTCTCTAACTGCCTCAAGTCGAGCGGGCGCACCGGCGTGATCgcgtcggaggaggaggacgtgccggtggcggtggagcagaGCTACTCGGGCAACTACATCGTCGTGTTCGACCCCCTCGACGGCTCCTCCAACATCGACGCCGCCGTCTCCACCGGCTCCATCTTCGGCATCTACGCCCCCAACGACGAGTGCCTCGCCGACATTGAGGACAATGGGACC CTTGATTCCGTGGAGCAGAGGTGCgtcgtgagcgtgtgccagCCGGGGAGCAACCTGCTGGCCGCCGGCTACTGCATGTACTCGAGCTCGGTCATCTTCGTGCTCACCGTCGGCACGGGGGTGTACGTGTTCACGCTGGACCCCATGTACGGCGAGTTCGTGCTGACGCAGGAGAAGGTGCAGATCCCCAAGGCCGGCAAGATCTACGCCTTCAACGAGGGCAACTACGCGCTCTGGGACGACAAGCTCAAGCAGTACATGGACAGCCTCAAGGAGCCCGGCGACTCCGGCAAGCCCTACTCCGCGCGCTACATCGGCAGCCTCGTCGGCGACTTCCACCGCACGCTGCTCTACGGGGGGATATACGGGTACCCCAGGGACAAGAAGAGCAAGAACGGCAAGCTCAGGCTGCTCTACGAGTGCGCGCCCATGAGCTTCATCGTGGAACAGGCCGGCGGCAAGGGCTCCGACGGCCACCAGAGGATTCTTGACATCACGCCGACAGAG ATCCACCAAAGAGTGCCCCTGTACATCGGCAGCGTGGAGGAAGTGGAGAAGGTGGAGAAATTCCTGGCATGA
- the LOC120652887 gene encoding mitochondrial substrate carrier family protein B-like, which translates to MQTEARVGMAAATMDGGGGAAAAARRYTTQQQQQAQPQLQHHQPQLGTVPHLLAGGVAGAVSKTCTAPLARLTILFQVQGMHSDVATMRNTSIWREASRIVYEEGFRAFWKGNLVTIAHRLPYSSISFYAYERYKNMLQMLPGLEKNGGFGADVGVRLLGGGLSGITAASMTYPLDLVRTRLAAQTNTAYYRGISHALFAICRDEGFRGLYKGLGATLLGVGPSIAVSFSVYETLRSHWQIERPYDSPVLISLACGSLSGIASSTFTFPLDLVRRRMQLEGAGGRARIYNTGLFGTFGHIVRMEGFRGLYRGILPEYCKVVPGVGIVFMTYEMLKAILTGLESDD; encoded by the exons ATGCAGACGGAGGCGAGGGTGGGGATGGCCGCCGCCAcgatggacggcggcggcggcgctgcggccgcAGCGCGGAGGTACAcgacgcagcagcagcagcaggcacagCCGCAGCTGCAGCACCACCAGCCGCAGCTCGGGACAGTGCcccacctcctcgccggcggcgtcgccggcgcagTCAGCAAGACCTGCACCGCGCCGCTCGCACGCCTCACCATCCTCTTCCAG GTGCAAGGAATGCACTCAGACGTGGCTACAATGCGGAATACTAGTATCTGGCGTGAAGCGTCCCGCATTGTCTATGAAGAAGGCTTCCGGGCTTTCTGGAAAGGGAATCTCGTTACTATCGCCCACCGGTTGCCTTACTCTTCAATTAGTTTCTATGCGTATGAGAGATACAAGAAT ATGCTTCAGATGCTGCCAGGTCTCGAGAAGAATGGTGGATTCGGTGCGGATGTTGGTGTTAGATTGCTAGGTGGTGGTTTATCAGGAATTACCGCGGCTTCTATGACATATCCACTGGACTTGGTGCGGACACGTCTTGCTGCTCAG ACAAATACTGCCTACTACAGGGGCATATCTCATGCTCTTTTCGCGATCTGTAGAGATGAGGGTTTCAGGGGATTGTACAAGGGTCTTGGTGCCACTTTACTG GGAGTGGGCCCCAGCATCGCAGTAAGCTTCTCTGTATATGAAACTTTACGTTCCCATTGGCAAATAGAGAG GCCATATGATTCCCCTGTCCTGATCAGTTTAGCCTGTGGAAGTCTTTCGGGAATTGCATCATCAACTT TTACATTCCCGTTGGACCTTGTGAGACGCCGCATGCAACTGGAAGGTGCAGGTGGGAGGGCTCGTATCTACAACACGGGACTTTTTGGAACGTTTGGACATATTGTCCGCATGGAAGGTTTTAGAGGCCTATATAGAGGAATCCTGCCTGAGTACTGCAAAGTAGTTCCTGGTGTTGGCATCGTATTTATGACATACGAAATGCTGAAGGCCATCCTCACAGGACTGGAATCAGATGATTAG
- the LOC120652889 gene encoding uncharacterized protein LOC120652889, producing MRKLCPNLERDDALDTVLEVPIPEEMFSGGGGGGSRGSRFGCTNVKAWMRPHAGDRSGAGEPCSMSRGELQLMLGVIGAPLIPLPVHHAKQSPSSVLCEQLKADPIESSSAKYIVQQYIAASGGEWALNKVTSMYAMGKVRMTAAELNSSDGDGGGGNGRRGGKKGGKGGGGEVGGFVLWQKKPELWCLELVVSGCKISAGSDGKVAWRQTPWHQSHASRGPPRPLRRSLQGLDPQLTASLFADSVCVGERSVDGEDCFVLKVEAEASSLRARNSGSVEIIRHTVWGYFSQRTGLLVQLEDSHLLQIKSAGAAGGSVFWETTMESRLHDYRAVDGVNIAHAGRTAVSLVRFGDCQDGNTRTRMEEAWNIEEVDFNIWGLSMDCFLPPSDLREGKEGQDVAIVKADARPPPIRIPAVTVRVGPAQVAAVNMDDSDSLIARS from the exons ATGAGGAAGCTCTGCCCGAACCTGGAGCGCGATGACGCGCTGGACACGGTGCTGGAGGTGCCGATCCCGGAGGAGATGTTctccggcgggggcggcggcggctccaggGGGTCCAGGTTCGGCTGCACCAACGTCAAGGCGTGGATgcggccgcacgccggcgaccgGTCCGGCGCGGGCGAACCCTGCTCCATGAGCCGCGGGGAGCTGCAGCTCATGCTCGGCGTCATCGGCGCGCCGCTCATCCCGCTGCCCGTCCACCACGCCAAGCAGTCGCCTTCCTCCGTCCTCTGCGAGCAGCTCAAGGCCGACCCCATT GAGTCGTCGTCGGCGAAGTACATCGTGCAGCAGTACATCGCGGCGTCGGGCGGGGAATGGGCGCTGAACAAGGTGACGAGCATGTACGCGATGGGCAAGGTGCGGATGACGGCCGCGGAGCTCAACagcagcgacggcgacggcggcggcggcaacgggcgccgcggcgggaagaagggcggcaagggcggcggcggcgaggtcggcgggTTCGTGCTGTGGCAGAAGAAGCCGGAGCTGTGGTGCCTGGAGCTCGTGGTGTCCGGCTGCAAGATCAGCGCCGGCAGCGACGGCAAGGTCGCGTGGCGCCAGACGCCATGGCACCAGTCGCACGCCTCCCGCGGCCCGCCGCGCCCGCTCCGGCGATCCCTCCAG GGTCTGGACCCGCAGCTGACGGCAAGCCTGTTCGCGGACTCGGTGTGCGTCGGCGAGCGGAGCGTCGACGGCGAGGACTGCTTCGTGCtcaaggtggaggcggaggcgtccAGCCTGCGCGCGCGCAACAGCGGCAGCGTCGAGATCATCCGCCACACCGTGTGGGGCTACTTCAGCCAGCGGACCGGCCTGCTGGTGCAGCTCGAGGACTCGCACCTGCTGCAGATCaagtccgccggcgccgccggcgggagcgtCTTCTGGGAGACCACCATGGAGTCGCGCCTCCACGACTACCGCGCCGTCGACGGCGTCAACATCGCCCACGCCGGCCGCACCGCCGTCTCGCTCGTCCGGTTCGGGGACTGCCAGGACGGCAACACCAGGACGCGCATGGAGGAGGCGTGGAACATCGAGGAGGTGGACTTCAACATCTGGGGCCTGTCCATGGACTGCTTCCTGCCGCCCAGCGACCTTCGGGAGGGCAAGGAGGGCCAGGACGTGGCCATCGTCAAGGCcgacgcgcggccgccgccgataAGGATACCGGCGGTGACCGTGCGCGTCGGGCCGGCGCAGGTGGCCGCCGTGAACATGGACGACTCAGACTCGCTCATCGCGAGGTCATGA
- the LOC120652890 gene encoding uncharacterized protein LOC120652890 yields the protein MPTKGQFSSERNVKNISGRDGQKKGNSLHDQIASLPKDRVGAVNGNVDGKFEDRIRVAKNDKFRRQRESLSGERAACMKGSKPWPGRKTNTVDELVKHMSNVPSYLQHKETADHRQDKALNVGVLEWGLLANWSQQQKHDLTRSHGASPSSTSRSVLFSSPSHSSASPSSRSLESNQSTPVSDNHHSSIRGQQSRLADKHHGTARYSPSPNSAVLSLLPAHSKHPCPETTSNYVGSGLSNVSLPSDSLGSSSRSCGRPEMDEDEESRRIEDIVHHCSRRLFTDSDSIGKNLFASNNNNSLCNDPEQSSVLNGQSFEPLISYAVMDTPRNGSRLPDVFLEDIEPSHEFPQIPYSCPLPIIDSAAKEIHTTSTEARNNFVGTAAKVSKNSNRNRSVMSGIENPPQCSAKFSDRMPDRHLGARMNRVSRSSSLKETQCARQPDVGPSVDTIGDRSSSNGKGRRSPLRRMLDPILKPRHSSPVRPSFVPKCHLPVNTTKQSLDMGGSVPQNVQRSVDMIVNSNYPTEACINQPPHVLLNSARYLQQEKDSPTTRQALLQLAWKNGLPLFMMSYGESDILAATVRKKGISEKDDLESTYAVFTVEEPKKKSGTWIKAGGKNKKHHLLSSIVGELKVAHKKSRCHHTKNVHVHREFVLIGSEFLPSSEESGDLHISGELAAFISALPQQEAETSNQSSSQNMGQSDLAPSGCGCPPLGNFQPSTRNANSGPANVIAVLPDGFHGTSTSGQPLPLIERWKSGGSCDCGGWDEGCMLSVLTGTLGNGAVQANQAMDGSQRFELVAQGRLREDRNAFSMTSFKEGLYTVEFRSSIALLQAFAMCIVMLHGRWYPNKMQVASQAVQEHDLLVNHELKTMAASQGRAPTSYVPHRPPLSPVGRA from the exons ATGCCAACAAAAGGACAGTTTAGCAGTGAAAGGAATGTGAAGAACATATCAGGTCGTGATGGACAAAAGAAGGGAAATTCACTGCATGACCAAATTGCATCCCTGCCAAAGGACAGGGTTGGGGCGGTCAATGGGAATGTAGATGGAAAATTTGAGGATAGAATCCGAGTTGCGAAGAATGATAAGTTCCGAAGGCAACGCGAATCTTTGAGTGGGGAAAGGGCTGCATGCATGAAGGGCTCAAAACCATGGCCTGGTCGAAAGACAAATACTGTTGATGAACTTGTCAAGCATATGTCAAATGTTCCTTCATATTTACAGCATAAAGAGACTGCTGACCATCGTCAAGACAAAGCACTGAATGTTGGAGTTCTTGAGTGGGGCCTTCTTGCCAACTGGTCTCAGCAACAAAAGCATGATCTTACTAGAAGCCACGGAGCCTCTCCATCCAGTACTAGCAGGTCTGTACTATTCTCATCTCCATCACATTCGTCTGCCAGTCCCAGCAGCAGATCACTTGAGAGTAATCAGTCTACCCCAGTGAGTGACAATCACCATTCATCCATCAGAGGTCAGCAGAGTAGGCTGGCAGATAAACACCATGGGACTGCCAGATATTCACCTAGCCCAAATTCTGCCGTATTGAGCTTGTTGCCAGCGCACAGCAAACATCCCTGCCCAGAGACCACCAGTAATTATGTTGGCTCAGGTCTCAGCAATGTTTCTTTACCCTCTGACTCTCTAGGTTCTTCCTCCAGAAGTTGCGGAAGACCTGAAATGGACGAAGATGAAGAGAGTAGGAGGATTGAAGACATTGTGCATCACTGTTCTCGTAGACTTTTTACAGACAGCGATAGTATTGGGAAGAATTTGTTCGCCTCAAATAACAATAATTCCTTGTGCAATGATCCTGAACAGAGCAGCGTCTTGAATGGTCAAAGTTTTGAACCACTAATATCTTATGCTGTGATGGACACTCCTAGAAATGGCAGTAGGTTACCTGATGTTTTCTTGGAGGATATTGAGCCATCCCATGAATTTCCTCAAATTCCATACTCATGTCCACTTCCCATCATAGATTCAGCAGCTAAAGAGATTCACACCACAAGCACTGAAGCAAGAAATAATTTTGTTGGTACAGCTGCAAAAGTAAGTAAGAACAGTAACCGAAACCGATCTGTGATGAGTGGCATTGAGAATCCTCCCCAATGCTCTGCAAAGTTTAGTGATAGGATGCCTGATCGCCATCTAGGTGCTCGGATGAATCGAGTGAGCCGCAGCTCCAGCCTGAAGGAGACACAATGTGCTCGACAGCCCGATGTAGGGCCCTCTGTCGATACGATAGGAGACAGATCATCATCCAATGGCAAAGGTAGGCGAAGCCCATTGAGGAGGATGTTAGATCCAATATTAAAGCCAAGACATTCTAGTCCAGTACGACCTTCATTTGTTCCGAAGTGTCATCTTCCAGTCAATACCACTAAGCAGTCTCTGGACATGGGCGGATCAGTGCCACAGAATGTGCAGAGGTCAGTTGATATGATAGTCAATTCGAATTATCCTACAGAAGCATGTATAAACCAGCCTCCTCATGTGCTGTTGAACAGTGCAAGATACCTCCAGCAAGAAAAGGATTCACCAACGACAAGGCAGGCGCTTCTGCAACTAGCATGGAAGAATGGCTTGCCTTTATTCATGATGTCGTATGGGGAGTCTGATATCCTTGCAGCCACTGTTAGAAAGAAGGGCATCTCCGAGAAGGATGACCTGGAAAGCACATATGCTGTATTCACTGTTGAAGAACCTAAGAAAAAAAGTGGAACGTGGATCAAGGCAGGGGGTAAGAACAAGAAACATCACCTGTTATCCAGCATAGTTGGAGAATTAAAGGTTGCACATAAAAAATCAAGATGCCACCACACAAAAAATGTTCATGTACACAGggagtttgttttgattggtTCTGAATTTCTACCGTCATCTGAAGAATCAGGTGATTTGCACATCAGCGGAGAGCTTGCAGCTTTTATCAGTGCACTGCCTCAGCAAGAAGCGGAAACTTCAAATCAGTCATCTTCACAGAATATGGGACAAAGTGATTTGGCGCCGAGTGGCTGCGGTTGCCCCCCACTGGGAAACTTCCAGCCTAGTACAAGGAATGCTAATTCCGGTCCAGCCAATGTTATTGCCGTTCTACCTGATGGTTTCCATGGCACATCAACATCTGGGCAGCCACTGCCTTTGATCGAGAGGTGGAAATCAGGAGGTTCTTGTGACTGTGGCGGATGGGATGAAGGTTGCATGCTGAGTGTCCTCACGGGTACCCTGGGAAATGGTGCTGTTCAAGCTAACCAGGCCATGGATGGCAGCCAGCGATTTGAGCTTGTAGCTCAG GGTCGATTGCGAGAAGATAGGAATGCCTTCAGTATGACTTCCTTCAAAGAGGGTCTATATACAGTGGAATTCAGATCATCCATTGCTTTACTTCAAGCTTTTGCGATGTGTATAGTGATGCTTCATGGGAGGTGGTACCCTAACAAGATGCAAGTTGCTTCGCAAGCAGTGCAAGAGCATGATCTCCTTGTCAATCATGAGCTCAAGACCATGGCAGCCAGTCAAGGTAGAGCTCCGACCAGCTATGTGCCCCATCGGCCACCTCTTTCTCCAGTAGGCCGAGCCTAG